CGACTGCTGAACCCGCTCTTGTGTCACGGGGAGGCGGCGGCCAGTCCCGCCGCCTCCTCCGCGCAGCCCCACGCCACGGTCACACCCGCGCCGCCGTGACCGTAGTGATGCACCAGCACCCGCCCGTCGGACAGCGGTTCACGCTCCAGCCGAACCGCGTCCCGGGTCGGCCTCAGCCCCACCCGGTGGCCCAGCACCCGCGCCCCCGCGATCTCGGGCCGCAGCGCCGCACACCGCCGTACGATCGCCTCCGCCACCGCCGGATCCGGCTCCAGCGACCATTCGTCCTCGTCCGCCGTGCCGCCCAGCAGGAGCCGGCCCGGCTGCGGGAAGAAGTACGCCATCTGCCCGTCGGGTGCCTTGGAGGTCACCCAGGTGCGGATGCCCGGGTTCTCCACGACGACCAGCTGCCCGCGCACGGGACGCACCGACGCGTCCGGCACCAGCTCGCGGGCGCCGAGGCCGGTGCAGTTGACCACGACCGGCGCCGAGACCTGCGCGAGGTCGGAGACCGTACGCTCCTCAATGGCCCCGCCCGCTGCGAGGAACCGTTCCCGCAACCAGGGCAGATGAGTCGACATGTCGATGAGCGGCAGCCGTGCCCACACCCCCGGGCCCGTGTACTCCTCGGCCGTAGTCGCCCGCAGCCCCGGCAGCCGTACGGTCGCCCAGGCATCGGCGCCGTCCAGGTCCGCCTCGCCCAGTACCCCTTCGACCATGCGTACGCCGGTCGCCTCGGGCCGCGTGGCCAGCTCCTCGTACACGTCGAGCGAGCGCAGCGCCCACGCACGGGCCCGCGCGACCGGTTCGATCCGATAGGGCCACCACAGCGCCCCGGCAACCGCCGAGGTGGTCCGCTCCACGGGATCGCGCGTCCACACCCGCACCCGTCGGCCCCGCTCGGCCAGTACGAGGGCTGTCGTCAGCCCGATGACGCCGCCGCCGACCACGACGACCTCGTCCTCCGGTGCGATTTCCATGCGGGGACGTTAGCGGAATATGTCATGCCGTGCTCAGACCGGTCCCGCTCTGGGGATACTCACAGCATGTCTGCCGAGTACGCGACCTTCGGCCTGGCACCGGCGATGCGTGCCGGTGGAGTCCTCGCCAACGGTGACTACCAGATCCATCGGGACTTCGTGGACTTCGTCGTCGACGGACGTCCGCTCCTCTTCCAGCTCTCCGACCTCGACGCCGTCTCCCCGCTCGCCTCCGACGTCCCACCCGCGATCTTCACCGCCCAGGTCCGCAGCCTGCTCCTGGAGACGGAGCCGCCACTGCCCGACGGCCGCTACGTCATCTACGGCTGCCCCGAGTGCGAGGACCTCGCGTGCGGCGCGGTCACCGCGGTGATCGAGCGCGACGGCGACGACTTCCTCTGGCGGGACTTCGCCTGGCAGACGGACGAACACGCCGACCTGGAGCTCAACGGCTACCACGGCATCGGGCCCTTCCGCTTCCACGGCACCGAGTACCGGGAAGCACTGGACTCTCTCTTGAACGGCTCCGTCGGCACGCGCCGACGCGTCCTGCTCATCGGCGCCCGCGCGGCCCTCCTGGCCAAACTCGCCGCCGCGCTGCGCATCATCGGCATCGGTGCCGACATCACCCGCGACGCGCACGACGTCCCCGCCGACGAACTGCGCGGCTACGGCGCCGTCGCCTTCGGCCGCGCGGTCACCGAGGGGGAACGTGCCGCCGTACGCCGCTCCTTCGAACGCGCCGGTGTCGACGTGGCCTACGTCGACGGCCTCGCCCCGATCGTCCCGCTCCTCGTCGCCCAGATCGAACACGCCCTGGACCGCAGCCCGGTCGAACGGCGCCGCCTCACGCGCCTGGTCGCCGCCGACGGCGAGGCGGACGTCGAGGTCACCTCCCCGTGCCGGGTCAGCCTCACCGCGTACCGCCTCGACCGGCTCTACCGGGCCCACATCCACGAGGTCTTCGACGGCATCCTGGAACCGGGCCGCCACCGCATCGCCCTGGACGCCAAGGCGGTCAAGGGGGAGTCCTTCGTGGTGGCGCGGACCTCGGGAAGCGTGCTGGTGGAGGCGATGGCGCACTGAAAACCGGGACGCGGACGATCAGGGCCGGCCGTTAGGATCGGCGGTCTGATGACTGCCACCCTCGTCGCCAAGAACCTCGCCGCCGGCCACGGCGACCGCTCGCTGTTCACCGGGCTCGACCTCGTCGTCGCGCCCGGGGACGTCATCGGGCTGGTCGGAGCCAACGGCGCGGGCAAGTCCACACTGCTCAGGATGCTCGCCGGGCTGACCACGCCCGAGGAGGGAGAGCTGCGGCTCTCCCCGCCGACGGCGGCCGTCGGCCATCTCCCGCAGGAGCCCGAGCGGCGGCCCGGCGAGACCGTGCGGGACTTCCTCGCCCGCCGCACCGGTGTCGCCGAGGCCCAGCGGGTGATGGACGAGGCGACCCAGGCCCTGGTCGACGGGGCGCCGGGCGCGGACGACGCCTACGCGACGAGCCTGGAGCGATGGCTCGGGCTCGGCGGCGCCGACCTCGACGAGCGGGCCGAGGAGGTCGCCGACTCGCTCGGTCTGGCCGTGGACCTGGACCAGCCGATGACCTCCCTGTCGGGCGGCCAGGCGGCGAGAGCCGGACTCGCCTCACTCCTCCTCTCCCGCTACGACGTCTTCCTGCTGGACGAGCCGACGAACGACCTCGACCTGGACGGCCTGGAGCGCCTCGAACGCTTCGTGAGCGGCCTGCGCGCCGGCACGGTGGTGGTCAGCCACGACCGCGAGTTCCTCACCCGCACCGTCACCAAGGTCCTCGAACTCGACCTCGCCCAGCAGCAGATCACCCTCTACGGCGGCGGCTACGAGGCCTACCTGGAGGAACGGGAGGTCGCCCGCCGGCATGCCCGCGGCGACTACGAGGAGTACGCCGACAAGAGGGCGGCCCTCCAGGAACGGGCGCAGATGCAGCGTTCCTGGATGGACAAGGGCGTGAAGAACGCGCGCCGCAAGGCGAGCAACGACAACGACAAGATCGGCCGCAAGTTCCGCAGCGAGGCCAGCGAGAAGCAGGCCGCGAAGGCCCGCCAGACCCAGCGCATGATCGAACGTCTCGACGTGGTCGAGGAGCCGCGCAAGGAGTGGGAGCTGCGTATGGAGATCGCGTCGGCCCCGCGCTCGGGCGCGGTCGTCGCGACCCTGCGGGACGCGGAGGTCCGGCGCGGCGGCTTCGTGCTCGGCCCGGTGTCGTTGCAGATCGACTGGGCGGACCGGGTCGCGGTGACCGGAGCGAACGGCTCGGGCAAGTCGACCCTCCTCGGCGCCCTGCTGGGCCGCGTCCCCCTGGACGCGGGCGCCGCCGCCCTCGGCTCCGGCGTCCTGGTCGGCGAGGTCGACCAGGCCCGCAAGCTGTTCCACGGCTCGGAATCCCTGCTGGACGCCTTCTGCGCGGCCGTCCCGGACACCGAGCCGGCCGAGGTCCGCACCCTGCTGGCCAAGTTCGGCCTGAAGTCCGACCACGTGCTGCGCCCCGCGTCGTCCCTCTCCCCGGGCGAACGCACCAGGGCGGCCCTGGCGCTGCTGCAGGGCCGGGGCGTCAACCTGCTGGTCCTCGACGAACCGACCAACCACCTGGACCTGCCGGCGATCGAACAACTGGAGTCGGCCCTCGACGCCTACGAGGGCACCCTGCTCCTGGTCACCCACGACCGGCGCATGCTGGACGCGGTCCGGGTGACCCGCCGCCTGGAGGTGGCGGACGGCAAGGTGACCGAACGATAGGACACGTCCGGCGGATCAGCTCGCCGGACAGGCGCCGGACAGGCCCTAAGCGGCCGTCAGCCGAGCGGCCAGGCCCGGATAGTCGACGACGCATCCGTCCGCGTCGACCACCAGGTCACTGCGGAAGTCGGCGGAGGCGAAGCGCACCAGCCCGGGCCCGAGGTGGGCGTAGGTCTGCCGGGACGGCTCCACCGTCAGCTCGGGCACGGCCACCCACGCCATGAGGAACTCCCGTTCCCCGGGCGCCCGATGGAGGCCGTGCCGGAGCACGGGCATGGTGTTGGTGAGGGGGCACAGGCCGAGGTCGCAGTCGAGGGCGCCGTCGACCTGGGGGACCCGCTCGCCGTTCGTCGTCCAGCGGCCCTCGCCGTCGTGACGCAGGTCCAGCATGCGGGTGCCGTGCGCGGTGGCGGCCTCCACCAGCAGCCGGCGCGTCACGAAGCCGTCGGTCGTGTCGAGTGCGTACGAGATCCAGTACGGCTCCGGCGTCGTCCCGACCGCACGGCCGCGCGCCCTCAGGGCGTCGCCGTCGAACTCGATCCACGCGGTCTCGAGCCCCTTGCTCTCCGACACTTCCCAGGTGATCACACGCGAGGTCGACATGACGTCACCTTACGGGCGAAGCGGCCCGGGCTCTCCGTGCCGTACCGGAGGATCCGGGCCGGGTGTCTCAGCCCCTGCCCTTCTTCTGGTCGAGCAGACCCGCCCGGCGCAGGGCGTCCGCCATCGCGCTGTTGGCGGGCGGCGGAGCCTGGCGCGAGGCGCCGCCACCGCCGCGGTTCTGGCGCTGCTGCGGCGGACGGCCGCCCCGCTGCCGGCGCTCGCCGCCCCCCGAGCCCTGCTGCCGCTCCTGTGGCGCGGCCTCGTCGTCCAGCCGCAGGGTCAACGAGATCCGCTTGCGCGGAATGTCGACGTCCAGCACCTTCACCTTGACGATGTCGCCGGGCTTCACCACGTCCCGCGGATCCTTGACGAACGTCTTCGACATCGCGGAGACGTGCACCAGGCCGTCCTGGTGGACACCCACATCCACGAACGCCCCGAAGGCCGCCACGTTCGTGACCACGCCCTCCAGGATCATCCCGGACGACAGGTCGGAGATCTTCTCCACGCCCTCCTTGAAGGTGGCCGTCTTGAACGCGGGCCGCGGGTCGCGCCCGGGCTTCTCCAGCTCCTTGAGGATGTCGCTCACCGTCGGCAGACCGAACGTCTCGTCCACGAAGTCCTGCGGCTTCAGCGAGCGCAGCACACCGGTGTTGCCGACGAGCGAGGCGACCTCCTGCCCGGACGTCTTCACCATCCGCCGCACGACCGGATACGCCTCCGGGTGCACGCTGGACGAGTCGAGCGGGTCGTCGCCCCCGCGGATGCGCAGGAAGCCCGCGCACTGCTCGTACGCCTTCGGGCCGAGCCGCGCCACACCCTTCAGCTGTGTGCGCGACTTGAACGGGCCGTTGGCGTCCCGGTGCGCCACGATGTTCTCGGCGAGCCCGGAGGTGATGCCCGAGACCCGGGACAGCAGCGGAGCCGACGCCGTGTTGACGTCGACCCCCACGCCGTTCACACAGTCCTCCACCACCGCGTCCAGCGAGCGCGACAGCTTCACCTCGGACAGGTCGTGCTGGTACTGGCCGACCCCGATCGACTTCGGGTCGATCTTCACCAGCTCGGCCAGCGGGTCCTGGAGCCGACGGGCGATCGACACCGCGCCGCGCAGCGACACGTCCATGTCGGGCAGCTCCTGCGAGGCGAACGCGGAGGCCGAGTACACCGAGGCGCCCGCCTCGGACACCATCACCTTGGTGAGCTTCAGCTCCGGGTGCTTGGTGATCAGTTCACCGGCGAGCTTGTCGGTCTCCCGGGACGCCGTGCCGTTGCCGATCGCGATCAGCTCGACCGCGTGCTCCTTCGCCAGCCGCGCCAGCTTGGCGATCGCCTCGTCCCACTTGTTGGCCGGGACGTGCGGATAGATCACGTCCGTGGCGACGACCTTGCCGGTCGCGTCGACGACGGCGACCTTCACGCCCGTACGGAACCCGGGATCCAGGCCCAGCGTCGCGCGCGTGCCGGCCGGGGCCGCGAGGAGCAGGTCCCGCAGATTCGCCGCGAAGACGTTGACCGCCTCGTCCTCGGCCGCCGTACGCAGCCTGAGCCTGAGGTCGATGCCGAGGTGCACCAGGAGGCGGGTGCGCCAGGCCCAGCGGACCGTGTCCTGCAGCCACTTGTCGGCCGGACGGCCCCGGTCGGTGATCCCGAAGCGGTGCGCCACCATCCCCTCGTACGACGAGGGACCGTCCGTCGGCTCCTCCGGCTCCAGGACGAGGTCGAGGACCTCCTCCTTCTCACCCCGCAGCATGGCGAGGATGCGGTGCGAGGGCAGCTCGGTGAACGGCTCGGCGAAGTCGAAGTAGTCGGCGAACTTCGCGCCCGCCTCCTCCTTGCCCTCCCGGACCTTCGCCGCCAGCCGCCCGCGCACCCACATGCGCTCGCGCAGCTCGCCGATCAGGTCGGCGTCCTCCGAGAACCGCTCGGTGAGGATCGCCCGGGCGCCGTCGAGCGCGGCCTGCGGATCGGCCACGCCCTTGTCGGCGTCCACGAACGCGGCGGCCGCGGCGAGCGGTTCGACGGTCGGATCGCCGAGCAGCCCGTCGGCCAGCGGCTCCAGGCCCGCCTCGCGCGCGATCTGCGCCTTGGTGCGCCGCTTGGGCTTGTACGGCAGGTAGATGTCCTCCAGGCGCGCCTTGGTCTCCGCCGCCCGGATCCGCGCCTCCAGGTCCTCAGTGAGCTTGCCCTGCTCACGCACCGAGTCGAGGATCGCCGTCCGCCGCTCCTCCAGCTCCCGCAGATACCGCAGCCGCTCCTCGATCGTGCGCAACTGCGCGTCGTCGAGCATCTCGGTCGCTTCCTTGCGGTAGCGGGCGATGAAGGGAACCGTAGAACCGCCGTCGAGCAGCTCCACGGCAGCCTTGACCTGCCGCTCCCGTACGCCGAGTTCCTCGGCGATCCTGCCTTCGATGGACCCTACGAGGGGTGTCGTCACGATCCCGTACCGCCTTCTCCACTGAGGTTGCGCGGCAATTGTGGCAGGTGGCACCGACAACCGGGGATCAGGGCGGAAACCGGCGGGGCGGGGGCGGCCGAATCAGACCCTGCGGCCGCGGGTCGAGCTCGAGGCGCCGCCGAGGAGCCGGGCCAGTGCCCGGAAGGGCAGCGTCACCACGGTGGCGATGGCGCCACCGATCTGGCGCAGCACGTCTGCGATTGCACGAAACACGAGTTTCCCCTTTCCTCTCCCGGCCGCTACGGCCGGGAGAAGCCGGGTACCTCGGCAACGGCCCGGCATGCGCCGCCGCATCCGAGCGGTCATCCGGCGGCGGACCAAGAGGCCGCCAGGACCGCCGTTCGGCGTCGGCCGGCAGATCTGTCGGGCGGGGTTGCGCGGGGTCGGTCCGGGGGCTGGCGAGGGCGTGTCGTGCGGGGTCGGTCGGGGCTGGCGAGGGCGTGTCGTGCGGCGTCGGTCGGGGGGCCGGCGAGGTATGCCGTCCAGTGTTGGCCCGGGTGGTCTGTCGGCGCTCGACGCTCAGCACCACCCCAACGGGCCGTCGCGCCGTCGCGCCGCCGGTTCAGCGCTTGCCGAGCAGGTCCGCCGGAAAGGCGCCCGCGGCGAGCGCGGCGCGTGCGAAGGCAGTGCCGAGTTCCGTCAGACGTG
The nucleotide sequence above comes from Streptomyces sp. NL15-2K. Encoded proteins:
- a CDS encoding FAD-dependent oxidoreductase gives rise to the protein MEIAPEDEVVVVGGGVIGLTTALVLAERGRRVRVWTRDPVERTTSAVAGALWWPYRIEPVARARAWALRSLDVYEELATRPEATGVRMVEGVLGEADLDGADAWATVRLPGLRATTAEEYTGPGVWARLPLIDMSTHLPWLRERFLAAGGAIEERTVSDLAQVSAPVVVNCTGLGARELVPDASVRPVRGQLVVVENPGIRTWVTSKAPDGQMAYFFPQPGRLLLGGTADEDEWSLEPDPAVAEAIVRRCAALRPEIAGARVLGHRVGLRPTRDAVRLEREPLSDGRVLVHHYGHGGAGVTVAWGCAEEAAGLAAASP
- a CDS encoding oxidoreductase, with product MSAEYATFGLAPAMRAGGVLANGDYQIHRDFVDFVVDGRPLLFQLSDLDAVSPLASDVPPAIFTAQVRSLLLETEPPLPDGRYVIYGCPECEDLACGAVTAVIERDGDDFLWRDFAWQTDEHADLELNGYHGIGPFRFHGTEYREALDSLLNGSVGTRRRVLLIGARAALLAKLAAALRIIGIGADITRDAHDVPADELRGYGAVAFGRAVTEGERAAVRRSFERAGVDVAYVDGLAPIVPLLVAQIEHALDRSPVERRRLTRLVAADGEADVEVTSPCRVSLTAYRLDRLYRAHIHEVFDGILEPGRHRIALDAKAVKGESFVVARTSGSVLVEAMAH
- a CDS encoding ABC-F family ATP-binding cassette domain-containing protein encodes the protein MTATLVAKNLAAGHGDRSLFTGLDLVVAPGDVIGLVGANGAGKSTLLRMLAGLTTPEEGELRLSPPTAAVGHLPQEPERRPGETVRDFLARRTGVAEAQRVMDEATQALVDGAPGADDAYATSLERWLGLGGADLDERAEEVADSLGLAVDLDQPMTSLSGGQAARAGLASLLLSRYDVFLLDEPTNDLDLDGLERLERFVSGLRAGTVVVSHDREFLTRTVTKVLELDLAQQQITLYGGGYEAYLEEREVARRHARGDYEEYADKRAALQERAQMQRSWMDKGVKNARRKASNDNDKIGRKFRSEASEKQAAKARQTQRMIERLDVVEEPRKEWELRMEIASAPRSGAVVATLRDAEVRRGGFVLGPVSLQIDWADRVAVTGANGSGKSTLLGALLGRVPLDAGAAALGSGVLVGEVDQARKLFHGSESLLDAFCAAVPDTEPAEVRTLLAKFGLKSDHVLRPASSLSPGERTRAALALLQGRGVNLLVLDEPTNHLDLPAIEQLESALDAYEGTLLLVTHDRRMLDAVRVTRRLEVADGKVTER
- a CDS encoding putative glycolipid-binding domain-containing protein, yielding MSTSRVITWEVSESKGLETAWIEFDGDALRARGRAVGTTPEPYWISYALDTTDGFVTRRLLVEAATAHGTRMLDLRHDGEGRWTTNGERVPQVDGALDCDLGLCPLTNTMPVLRHGLHRAPGEREFLMAWVAVPELTVEPSRQTYAHLGPGLVRFASADFRSDLVVDADGCVVDYPGLAARLTAA
- a CDS encoding Tex family protein — its product is MTTPLVGSIEGRIAEELGVRERQVKAAVELLDGGSTVPFIARYRKEATEMLDDAQLRTIEERLRYLRELEERRTAILDSVREQGKLTEDLEARIRAAETKARLEDIYLPYKPKRRTKAQIAREAGLEPLADGLLGDPTVEPLAAAAAFVDADKGVADPQAALDGARAILTERFSEDADLIGELRERMWVRGRLAAKVREGKEEAGAKFADYFDFAEPFTELPSHRILAMLRGEKEEVLDLVLEPEEPTDGPSSYEGMVAHRFGITDRGRPADKWLQDTVRWAWRTRLLVHLGIDLRLRLRTAAEDEAVNVFAANLRDLLLAAPAGTRATLGLDPGFRTGVKVAVVDATGKVVATDVIYPHVPANKWDEAIAKLARLAKEHAVELIAIGNGTASRETDKLAGELITKHPELKLTKVMVSEAGASVYSASAFASQELPDMDVSLRGAVSIARRLQDPLAELVKIDPKSIGVGQYQHDLSEVKLSRSLDAVVEDCVNGVGVDVNTASAPLLSRVSGITSGLAENIVAHRDANGPFKSRTQLKGVARLGPKAYEQCAGFLRIRGGDDPLDSSSVHPEAYPVVRRMVKTSGQEVASLVGNTGVLRSLKPQDFVDETFGLPTVSDILKELEKPGRDPRPAFKTATFKEGVEKISDLSSGMILEGVVTNVAAFGAFVDVGVHQDGLVHVSAMSKTFVKDPRDVVKPGDIVKVKVLDVDIPRKRISLTLRLDDEAAPQERQQGSGGGERRQRGGRPPQQRQNRGGGGASRQAPPPANSAMADALRRAGLLDQKKGRG
- a CDS encoding LPFR motif small protein is translated as MFRAIADVLRQIGGAIATVVTLPFRALARLLGGASSSTRGRRV